The following proteins are co-located in the Pseudomonas fluorescens genome:
- the hemE gene encoding uroporphyrinogen decarboxylase has protein sequence MTALKNDRFLRALLKQPVDVTPVWMMRQAGRYLPEYRASRAHAGDFMSLCMNPEFACEVTMQPLDRYPQLDAAILFSDILTIPDAMGQGLYFETGEGPRFKKVVSTLADIEALPIPDPHKDLGYVMDAVSTIRRELNGRVPLIGFSGSPWTLATYMVEGGSSKDFRKTKAMLYDNPQAMHLLLDKLAQSVTSYLNGQIMAGAQAVQIFDTWGGNLSAAAYQEFSLAYMRKIVSGLIREHEGRKVPVILFTKGGGLWLESIADAGADALGLDWTCDIGEARRRVGNQVALQGNMDPTVLYAKPEAIRTEVGRILASYGKGSGHVFNLGHGITPEVNPEHAGAFLRAVHELSAQYHE, from the coding sequence ATGACTGCCCTCAAGAACGACCGTTTCCTTCGTGCCCTGCTCAAGCAACCTGTAGACGTCACGCCCGTGTGGATGATGCGTCAAGCCGGTCGCTACCTGCCGGAATACCGCGCCAGTCGCGCCCACGCCGGCGACTTCATGAGCCTGTGCATGAACCCGGAGTTCGCCTGCGAAGTCACGATGCAGCCGCTGGACCGCTACCCACAACTGGATGCGGCCATCCTCTTCTCCGATATCCTGACCATTCCCGACGCCATGGGCCAAGGCCTGTACTTCGAAACCGGCGAAGGCCCGCGTTTCAAGAAAGTCGTCAGCACCCTGGCCGACATCGAGGCCTTGCCGATCCCTGATCCGCATAAAGACCTCGGTTATGTGATGGATGCTGTCAGCACCATTCGCCGCGAGCTCAATGGCCGTGTGCCGCTGATCGGCTTCTCCGGCAGCCCATGGACCCTGGCCACCTACATGGTCGAAGGCGGCTCGTCGAAAGACTTCCGCAAAACCAAGGCCATGCTCTACGACAACCCGCAAGCCATGCACCTGCTGCTCGACAAGCTGGCGCAGTCGGTCACCAGCTACCTCAACGGCCAGATCATGGCCGGTGCCCAAGCGGTGCAGATCTTCGACACGTGGGGCGGCAACCTGTCGGCGGCGGCGTACCAGGAGTTCTCCCTGGCCTACATGCGCAAGATCGTCAGCGGCCTGATCCGCGAGCACGAAGGCCGCAAAGTGCCGGTCATCCTGTTCACCAAAGGTGGCGGCCTGTGGCTGGAAAGCATCGCCGACGCCGGGGCCGATGCACTGGGCCTGGACTGGACCTGCGACATCGGCGAAGCCCGCCGTCGCGTCGGTAACCAAGTGGCGCTGCAAGGCAACATGGACCCCACCGTGCTGTACGCCAAGCCGGAAGCGATCCGCACCGAAGTCGGCCGCATCCTGGCCAGCTACGGCAAGGGCAGCGGGCACGTGTTCAACCTCGGCCATGGCATTACGCCGGAAGTGAACCCGGAACACGCCGGCGCGTTCCTGCGCGCAGTGCATGAGCTGTCGGCGCAGTACCACGAGTAA
- a CDS encoding MFS transporter, protein MDEVVAQLNEVFIEKGTPMFMRTVLALFSGGFATFALLYCVQPMMPALSHEFSINAAQSSLILSVSTAMLALGLLITGPISDTLGRKPVMVAALFCAALATIASGLMPTWEGILLMRALVGLSLSGLAAVAMTYLSEEIHPQHIGLAMGLYIGGNAIGGMSGRLIIGVLIDFVSWHTAMLIIGALALIAATVFWKILPESRNFRASSLKPRSLVDGFVMHFKDAGLPWLFLEAFLLMGAFVTMFNYIGYRLLASPYALSQAVVGLLSLVYLSGIYSSAKIGSLADRLGRRRVLWGTIVLMLAGMVLTLFSPLWLVVPGMLIFTFGFFGAHSVASSWIGRRAVKAKGQASSLYLFCYYVGSSVAGTAGGFFWHFAGWNGIGGFIVALLIGALLVALKLAKLPPLGNVKA, encoded by the coding sequence CTGGATGAGGTGGTGGCCCAGCTCAACGAGGTGTTCATCGAGAAAGGCACGCCGATGTTCATGCGCACGGTGCTGGCACTGTTCTCCGGCGGGTTTGCGACCTTTGCCCTGCTGTATTGCGTGCAGCCGATGATGCCGGCGCTGTCTCACGAGTTTTCCATCAATGCCGCGCAAAGCAGCCTGATTCTCTCTGTCTCGACGGCGATGCTCGCCTTGGGCTTACTGATCACCGGCCCGATTTCCGACACCTTAGGGCGCAAACCGGTGATGGTCGCCGCACTGTTCTGCGCGGCACTGGCCACCATCGCCAGCGGCTTGATGCCGACGTGGGAAGGGATTCTGCTGATGCGCGCACTGGTGGGCCTGTCATTGAGCGGCCTGGCCGCCGTGGCGATGACCTACCTGAGCGAAGAGATCCACCCGCAACACATCGGCCTCGCCATGGGCTTGTATATCGGCGGCAACGCGATTGGCGGCATGAGTGGGCGCCTGATCATCGGCGTGCTGATCGACTTCGTCAGTTGGCACACCGCAATGCTGATCATCGGCGCCCTGGCGCTGATCGCAGCCACCGTGTTCTGGAAAATCCTCCCCGAATCGCGCAACTTCCGCGCCAGCAGCCTCAAGCCACGCAGCCTGGTGGACGGCTTCGTCATGCACTTCAAGGACGCAGGCTTACCCTGGTTGTTTCTAGAGGCCTTCCTGCTGATGGGCGCGTTCGTGACGATGTTCAACTACATCGGCTATCGCCTGCTGGCTTCGCCCTATGCATTGAGCCAGGCAGTGGTTGGCCTGCTGTCGCTGGTGTATTTGTCGGGCATCTACAGCTCGGCAAAAATTGGCTCCCTGGCGGATCGCCTCGGCCGTCGCCGCGTGCTGTGGGGCACCATCGTGCTGATGCTCGCCGGCATGGTCCTGACCCTGTTCAGCCCGCTGTGGCTGGTGGTGCCGGGCATGCTGATCTTCACCTTCGGCTTCTTCGGCGCCCACTCGGTGGCCAGCAGCTGGATCGGCCGTCGCGCAGTGAAAGCCAAGGGACAGGCGTCGTCGTTGTACCTGTTCTGCTACTACGTAGGCTCGAGTGTGGCCGGCACGGCAGGCGGGTTCTTCTGGCACTTTGCCGGGTGGAATGGGATTGGTGGGTTTATCGTGGCGTTGCTGATTGGCGCGCTGTTGGTGGCGCTGAAGCTGGCGAAGTTGCCGCCGCTGGGGAATGTAAAGGCCTGA
- a CDS encoding FAD-dependent oxidoreductase: MAERLNNDFQFIDVGRKDPKKKLLRQRKKEFVEIYEPFKPQHSADQAHRCLGCGNPYCEWKCPVHNFIPNWLKLVAEGNILAAAELSHQTNTLPEVCGRVCPQDRLCEGACTLNDGFGAVTIGSVEKYITDTAFAMGWRPDMSKVKPTGKRVAIIGAGPAGLGCADVLVRGGVTPVVFDKNPEIGGLLTFGIPEFKLEKTVLSNRREVFTGMGIEFRLNTEIGKDITMEQLLAEYDAVFMGMGTYTYMKGGFAGEDLPGVYDALDFLIANVNRNLGFEKAPEDFVDMKGKKVVVLGGGDTAMDCNRTSIRQGAKSVTCAYRRDEANMPGSRKEVKNAKEEGVKFLYNRQPIAIVGEDRVEGVKVVETRLGEPDARGRRSPEPIPGSEEIIPADAVVIAFGFRPSPAPWFEQFEIQTDSQGRVVAPEQGQYKHQTSNPKIFAGGDMVRGSDLVVTAIFEGRNAAEGILDYLQV, translated from the coding sequence ATGGCTGAACGTCTGAATAACGACTTCCAGTTCATCGATGTCGGGCGCAAAGATCCGAAGAAGAAACTGTTGCGTCAACGCAAGAAAGAGTTCGTGGAAATCTACGAACCCTTCAAACCCCAGCACTCGGCCGACCAAGCCCACCGCTGCCTGGGGTGCGGTAACCCGTATTGCGAATGGAAGTGCCCGGTGCACAACTTCATTCCGAACTGGCTCAAGCTGGTGGCCGAGGGCAACATCCTCGCCGCCGCCGAGCTGTCGCACCAGACCAACACCCTGCCGGAAGTCTGCGGCCGGGTGTGCCCGCAAGACCGCCTGTGCGAGGGTGCCTGCACCCTCAACGACGGCTTCGGCGCGGTGACCATCGGTTCGGTGGAGAAGTACATCACCGACACCGCGTTCGCCATGGGCTGGCGCCCGGACATGTCCAAGGTCAAGCCGACCGGCAAGCGCGTCGCGATCATCGGCGCAGGCCCGGCGGGCCTGGGCTGTGCAGACGTGCTGGTGCGTGGCGGTGTGACCCCGGTGGTGTTCGACAAGAACCCGGAAATCGGCGGCCTGCTGACCTTCGGCATCCCCGAGTTCAAGCTGGAAAAAACCGTACTGAGCAACCGTCGTGAAGTGTTTACCGGCATGGGCATCGAGTTCCGCCTGAACACCGAAATCGGCAAAGACATCACCATGGAGCAACTGCTCGCCGAATACGATGCCGTGTTCATGGGCATGGGCACCTACACCTACATGAAGGGCGGCTTTGCCGGTGAGGACCTGCCGGGCGTTTACGATGCTTTGGATTTCCTGATCGCCAACGTCAACCGCAACCTGGGCTTTGAAAAGGCGCCGGAAGATTTCGTCGACATGAAAGGCAAGAAGGTTGTCGTGCTGGGCGGTGGCGACACCGCGATGGACTGCAACCGCACCTCGATCCGCCAGGGTGCCAAGTCGGTGACCTGTGCGTACCGTCGTGACGAAGCCAACATGCCGGGCTCGCGTAAAGAAGTGAAGAACGCCAAGGAAGAAGGCGTGAAATTCCTCTACAACCGCCAGCCAATCGCTATCGTCGGTGAAGACCGCGTCGAAGGCGTGAAGGTGGTCGAGACCCGTCTCGGCGAGCCGGACGCCCGTGGCCGTCGCAGCCCCGAGCCGATTCCGGGTTCCGAAGAGATCATCCCGGCTGACGCCGTGGTCATCGCTTTCGGCTTCCGCCCAAGCCCGGCGCCATGGTTCGAGCAGTTCGAGATCCAGACCGACAGCCAGGGCCGCGTGGTCGCCCCGGAACAAGGCCAGTACAAACACCAGACCAGCAACCCGAAAATCTTCGCCGGTGGCGATATGGTGCGCGGGTCTGATTTGGTGGTGACAGCGATCTTCGAAGGCCGCAACGCCGCCGAAGGGATCCTGGACTACCTGCAGGTCTGA
- a CDS encoding LysR family transcriptional regulator, which produces MELRHLRYFIAVAEELHFGRAAQVLGISQPPLSQQIQALEQQVGARLFERTNRRVELSEAGRLFLHEARLVLAQVDKAADVARRAQLGELGELKIGFTSSAPFNASIPQAIFAFRQAFPAVHLSLQEMSSTEVAESLVDESIQVGLMRPLPLPDSLSVIELMREPLVAVLNAGHRLVEGSERGLYLAQLAEEPFVFFPRSYGSGLYAQLLTLARDAGFSPHFAQEAGEAMTIIGLVAAGLGVSVLPASYQRIRIDGVVYRTLLDQDAVTAVWLVQRKGAQTPMARAFVELLTRKAAM; this is translated from the coding sequence ATGGAATTGCGTCACCTGCGGTACTTCATCGCCGTCGCCGAAGAACTGCATTTCGGCCGTGCCGCGCAGGTACTGGGCATCTCGCAGCCGCCGCTGAGCCAGCAGATTCAGGCGCTGGAGCAACAGGTGGGCGCGCGTTTGTTTGAGCGGACCAATCGTCGGGTCGAGTTGAGCGAGGCCGGGCGGTTGTTCCTGCACGAGGCGCGGTTGGTGCTGGCGCAGGTCGATAAAGCCGCCGATGTGGCGCGGCGCGCGCAGTTGGGTGAGCTTGGGGAATTGAAGATCGGCTTCACCTCGTCGGCGCCGTTCAACGCCAGCATCCCGCAGGCGATTTTTGCGTTTCGTCAGGCGTTCCCGGCGGTCCACCTGAGTTTGCAGGAAATGAGCAGCACCGAAGTGGCCGAGTCGCTCGTCGATGAGTCGATCCAGGTCGGGCTGATGCGCCCGTTGCCGTTGCCGGACTCGTTGAGTGTCATCGAGCTCATGCGTGAGCCGCTGGTCGCCGTCCTGAACGCCGGGCACCGCTTGGTGGAAGGCAGCGAGCGCGGCTTGTACCTGGCGCAGCTGGCTGAAGAACCGTTCGTGTTTTTCCCTCGCAGCTACGGCAGCGGCCTCTACGCACAATTGCTCACCCTGGCGCGTGACGCTGGCTTCAGCCCGCACTTCGCCCAGGAAGCGGGCGAGGCGATGACCATCATTGGCCTGGTGGCGGCAGGCTTGGGGGTGTCAGTGTTGCCGGCGTCTTACCAGCGCATACGCATTGATGGCGTGGTGTATCGCACCTTGCTCGATCAGGACGCCGTGACGGCCGTGTGGCTGGTGCAACGCAAAGGCGCGCAAACCCCGATGGCCAGGGCGTTTGTGGAGCTTCTGACGCGCAAGGCGGCGATGTAG